Proteins found in one Bicyclus anynana chromosome 24, ilBicAnyn1.1, whole genome shotgun sequence genomic segment:
- the LOC112045432 gene encoding phosphatidylinositide phosphatase SAC2: protein MEIFRSESYYIFVRNESSLWWNRITGAFSVRSAWDLSDIEDIECLGITDGIIGKVDHTNIYEPRLIIIKESVPVGQIYFHHTIYKIKSICFLNMGATNQEVDLCPCTKHGSSTILANRGGGKKMGARLFENSAFLNKTVGAVKNVSNTIKTTTQQAATQVKQTVKKQRDPKLAERFEKRLTDELHKIFDDSDSFYYSRTLDLTNSLQRQYEIEKVLETEEGNGKPLTDITRWWKYVDDRFFWNKHMLKDIMALESPDCDQWVLPIIQGYVHLSQIAVEPPDANPLNTESLSSSSTCDETFTLGLISRRSRYQAGTRYNRRGIEPSGKVANYVETEQIVSIICSDSIHRASFVQVRGSVPIFWSQPDYKFRPPPRLDRTEEESHVAFKKHFEDELKMYKQVCIVNLVEQQGRERIIWEAYSNHVLKYNNPDIIYATFDFHEYCRGMHYENVSILINAIADIIGEMRFCWRDDRGLICTQSGVFRVNCIDCLDRTNVVQTAIAKYVLELQLCRLGLGTPGCGLPPSLRQAFLTMWADSGDLVSRQYAGTKALKGDYTRTGERKFTGMMKDGVASANRYYLSTFKDALRQVAIDVMTGESRSIPEQLIVPDGARTSVKVLNMLNEQAVPDTAAMAQHVKSLIDDCKKLLVDTEPVLGSWGLIDADPYTGDPQETEMDSVLVLTSEAYYVTDYDETSDRLLSVQRVPLRDVTSVELGTLDSSATIFSVGRKSTTEPVHCIRINYVYNTEAGYFHMFRSTSLRFFNNMAVVINTKDEMIESLHSICESLVVARDIAKLPPIPFHDGIKLERKKSKVHPTQGTSGGARSSLYLDLSRLPTLTRNVSETQLVADIRSVGSKALNNMTEQFSKLNKLSARARPSLQLKLDQGASRTKKIFTLGHTKTDNKKKGSQSDGLSSDYSSDDENRTNIFEPTLDNFENMQHYIGGQQKKDENDCELIENPLYSSKIEPHEESIEPSLPVATEKLTLKTPSNNVKRNPFDSDIITPEIQVINDGSFNKPAPPNSLLLSQKLSQSSGYINLEEGSNIAEGVSFHMRSNSQHEITFNIAQSHSESALKQLKNIASPVSSATRDMVLSPFSKLAKGVQSLGANLDPRKKAAPSVKHITEQQYEEHKKLQEKWQDCNTRLVAL, encoded by the exons atggaaattttTCGGTCGGAATCTTATTATATATTCGTCAGGAACGAGTCAAGCCTTTGGTGGAACCGAATAACTGGCGCATTTTCAGTACGGTCAG caTGGGACCTTTCGGACATCGAAGACATAGAGTGCTTGGGTATAACAGACGGCATTATAGGAAAAGTAGACCACACGAATATATACGAGCCgcgattaattataataaaggaAAGCGTACCCGTCGGTCAAATTTATTTCCACCAcactatatataaaattaaatccatATGCTTTCTAAACATGGGAGCTACAAATCAAGAGGTAGATTTATGTCCATGCACGAAACATGGCTCTTCGACTATACTGGCGAACAGAGGGGGCGGCAAGAAAATGGGCGCTAGACTGTTTGAAAACTCTGCATTCCTCAACAAGACTGTTGGTGCTGTGAAAAATGTCAGCAACACTATCAAGACTACAACACAGCAAGCCGCTACACAG GTGAAACAGacagtaaaaaaacaaagagACCCTAAATTAGCTGAACGTTTTGAAAAACGACTAACAGATGAACTACACAAAATATTTGATGATTCAGacagtttttattattcacGGACACTCGACCTGACAAACAGCTTGCAAAGACAGTATGAAATTGAGAAGGTTCTAGAAACAGAGGAGGGTAATGGAAAACCTTTGACGGATATCACTCGATGGTGGAAATATGTAGACGATAGATTCTTCTGGAATAAACATATGCTGAAAGATATAATGGCATTGGAg AGTCCAGATTGCGACCAATGGGTACTCCCCATTATCCAAGGCTACGTCCACCTGTCACAAATAGCTGTGGAGCCACCCGATGCTAACCCTCTGAACACAGAATCCTTATCAAGCTCTAGTACATGCGACGAAACATTCACCTTGGGCCTCATTTCCAGACGGTCTAGATATCAAGCCGGGACGAG atacaACCGCAGAGGCATAGAGCCCAGTGGAAAAGTGGCAAACTATGTAGAGACTGAGCAAATAGTCTCAATCATATGTTCCGACAGTATACACAGGGCTTCCTTTGTACAG GTCCGTGGATCGGTGCCAATATTTTGGAGCCAACCCGACTACAAGTTCCGACCTCCGCCCAGACTTGACAGaa CCGAGGAGGAATCGCACGTAGCCTTCAAAAAGCACTTCGAAGATGAGCTCAAAATGTACAAGCAAGTGTGTATAGTGAACCTAGTCGAGCAGCAAGGTCGCGAGCGCATCATATGGGAGGCCTATAGCAACCATGTGCTGAAATACAACAATCCGGATATTATATATGCTACGTTTGACTTCCATGAGTATTG ccGCGGCATGCACTACGAAAACGTCAGCATCCTAATAAACGCCATCGCGGACATCATCGGCGAGATGCGCTTCTGCTGGCGCGACGACCGCGGCCTCATCTGCACGCAGAGCGGCGTCTTCCGCGTCAACTGCATCGACTGCCTCGACCGCACCAACGTCGTGCAG ACGGCGATAGCGAAGTACGTGCTGGAACTGCAACTGTGTAGGCTGGGGCTGGGTACGCCCGGCTGTGGGCTTCCGCCGTCGTTACGACAGGCTTTTCTGACAATGTGGGCAGACAGTGGCGATTTGGTGTCCAGACAGTATGCCGGTACTAAAGCTTTGAAA GGTGACTACACGCGTACCGGAGAAAGAAAATTCACGGGAATGATGAAAGATGGCGTCGCATCGGcaaatag GTATTATCTGTCGACATTCAAGGACGCATTGCGCCAAGTGGCCATAGACGTGATGACGGGCGAGTCCCGCTCTATACCCGAGCAACTCATCGTGCCCGACGGCGCACGCACCTCTGTCAAGGTGCTTAACATGCTCAAC GAGCAGGCGGTCCCGGACACGGCGGCGATGGCGCAGCACGTCAAGTCGCTGATCGACGACTGCAAGAAACTGCTGGTGGACACCGAGCCGGTGCTCGGCTCGTGGGGGCTCATCGACGCTGACCCCTA CACTGGCGACCCTCAAGAAACTGAAATGGACAGTGTGCTAGTGTTGACGAGCGAGGCGTACTACGTCACGGACTACGACGAGACGTCGGACAGACTGCTGTCTGTGCAGAGGGTGCCTTTGAGGGATGTGACCTCTGTAGAGCTGGGGACCTTGGACTCCAGTGCCACG ATCTTCAGCGTGGGCCGCAAGAGCACCACAGAGCCCGTTCACTGCATACGCATAAACTACGTATACAACACAGAAGCGGGCTACTTCCATATGTTTAGATCCACTTCGTTGAGATTCTTCAACAACATGGCCGTTGTTATCAACACTAAAGATGAGATGATTG AATCATTACATTCCATATGCGAGTCGCTGGTGGTAGCTCGCGACATCGCCAAGCTGCCGCCCATACCTTTCCATGATGGCATCAAGCTGGAGAGGAAAAAGTCCAAG GTCCACCCGACACAAGGCACGTCGGGAGGCGCGCGCTCGTCTCTGTACTTGGACCTCTCTCGCCTTCCCACTCTTACACGCAATGTGAGCGAGACGCAGTTAGTGGCCGACATACGTAGTGTTG GATCAAAAGCTCTGAACAACATGACCGAGCAATTCAGCAAATTGAACAAGCTAAGCGCGAGAGCCCGCCCCAGTTTACAGCTCAAACTAGACCAGGGCGCGTCCAGGACCAAGAAAATCTTCACGCTGGGCCATACAAAAACAGATAACAAAAAGAAAGGAAGCCAATCCGACGGCCTTAGCTCTGATTACTCTTCAGACGATGAAAATCGTACTAACATATTTGAGCCAACATTGGACAATTTTGAAAACATGCAGCACTACATCGGAGGTCAGCAAAAGAAGGACGAAAACGACTGCGAATTGATCGAAAACCCGTTGTATTCCTCGAAAATTGAACCCCACGAAGAATCTATAGAACCAAGTCTTCCCGTTGCAACTGAAAAGCTAACCTTAAAGACACCTAGCAACAATGTCAAGAGAAATCCATTCGATTCTGATATCATTACACCTGAAATTCAAGTCATAAACGATGGTAGTTTTAATAAACCAGCGCCCCCAAATTCTCTGCTGCTCTCCCAAAAGTTGTCGCAAAGTTCTGGATACATTAACTTGGAGGAAGGTTCGAATATAGCAGAGGGGGTCAGCTTCCATATGCGGTCAAACTCTCAACACGAGATTACCTTCAATATCGCACAATCCCACAGTGAGTCAGCGCTCAAACAGCTCAAAAACATCGCAAGTCCTGTCTCCAGTGCCACCAGGGATATGGTACTGTCgcctttttcaaaattggctaaAGGGGTCCAATCTTTGGGAGCTAATTTAGACCCTCGGAAGAAG GCCGCTCCCTCTGTGAAGCATATAACGGAGCAACAATACGAGGAGCACAAGAAATTGCAAGAAAAATGGCAAGACTGCAACACGCGGCTCGTCGCTCTGTAA